In Choloepus didactylus isolate mChoDid1 chromosome 11 unlocalized genomic scaffold, mChoDid1.pri SUPER_11_unloc2, whole genome shotgun sequence, the sequence tagaacaatttttaaaaagaaatcattcaATTGGTTTGACATGGGAAATGTTATAATTCATTGATTATAATCAATATAATTTAATTGATTCCTCTGATtattacttctgctttaatcaCAGCATCCATCCAAGAGAACTGGGGAAATCAGTTATCAACAACTCTGATGTCCAAATAATTTCCCAAAGTTTGGCCTGACACCAGATGTGGTTAATTCATTGATACTAAGGGAAAGATGTTACTCAGCTGCTGACCCCTGCCCAGTCAGTGACAGGAGGGGCAGGCTTGATGAATGAAGACATTAACCAAGGTCATATTTCTACAACATGATTCTACCTAACTACCCCCAGAACTTCCACTTCGCATTTTGTACTGTTCCAACTCCTTATCTGACTTACACAGCCCTGCATTATTTGACCAATTCAGACAGTTTTctatcttctcatttctcttctaaTTCTTTGTTTCAGCCAtgctacattttattttgttcctttggcattttcacacttttaaatttatttctttcatgaaaACAGGTGAATCTCTATCTATATATATCACTCTTAGAAAATCTTCTTCAGCTGGATTAGAATTTCACATCCTTCAGGTCTGTCTAGCACaatgtttttctctatttccaaTAAGTCCTAAGTGATAAGTCATTTCTGACATCTTTACTCTTTATGTGAAATTATTAACACACTTGGACTTGCAAGACCTTCCAACAATATTCTTTCTCATCTCACTGAactctttctttattttgataTGAGTTTAAGTGTGGCATTTTTGTATAGACTAAACAACACAGTACTTGTTATAATACAGCAAAGTAGAATGTAAACCacacaaaatttcccaaaatCAATATGCCAAATTTCATCTTCAGAAAAGGAATGCTACAGGAAATGACTACAgtgaaattatgaaaaataattatccaAGTTTTGTAGTAAATAATGAAAGCTGTCAAGTTTTTAcctggaaaataaaattcaaaatgatgaaaaaatgttttatatataaaatatagtttataataacaataataaatgttattaatTGCATGTATTAGCAAGACACAAAAAATTCTATAGCTGTGCTTTGTTTCAGGAAATAGAATACATTGTTAGGCAGTTCGAACTGGTTCATTGATCCAACCATGCATGCAACTCTACTATTAGAGGACCAGGCTTCATCCAGCTGCTTTGTCCACCATTTTTAATGTGTGGCTTTTGTTCTCAAGGTGTTTTTCCACCTCCATGCATCTCTTCCAAGTTCTATTGGATGTAATATAGGATGAAATAAAATGTCTTTCACTTCATGACAGTTTGCTAAATGTGCAGCCATCCTATTTACATCCAGCTCTGAATCCCTGGAAAGAATTAAGCTACATGTTTGCATCTAGAGCTAAGGGAAGGCTGCAAGAATGAGGGACTGTaatattgctaaatgaatgaaggacAGGGTAAATGGCCTTACATATGCCTGTAATGTTTCATGGTCATCTTAATCTTGTAAAGGAATCTCATTTTTGCTACCTGAATAATACATTCTGAAGGAAAAACACTGAAGCATAGATTGACTAAACATTTCACTGTATGCTACTGCTGAGTCATAGCAAGTCAGGACTAGATGCATATATTCCATAGTATGttatcaaatgttaaaaattgagTAAGGAACTAACTAAAAGAAAATTGATAGGTTTACATGAGAGTAtcattttaaggaattttttGATAATCATGTAAAATTTACACCCAGAATATTCCCTAGAACTTTCTTAAGAACCCCTTTAAACTCTTTATTCCTCAGAGTATAAATAAGAGGGTTCAGCATAGGGGTCACCACAGTGTAGAAGAGGGAAATAAACTTCCCCTGGTCCTTGGATCTACTCTTGGCCGGCTGCAGATACATGAAAATGATGGTTCCATAGAAGATGAGGACCACCATCAGGTGGGAAGAGCAGGTCCCAAATGCTTTCTGCCTCCCAGTAGTCGACTTGATCTGCAAAACGGCCTGGGCAATGTAGCCATAGGACACCAGGATGAATGAGACAGGCACTATGAGGAAGAGGATACTAGCCACAAAAAGCTCAGCCTCATTGAAAGTGGTGTCTATGCAAGACAACTTGATGAGCACAGGGACCTCACAGATGAAATGATCCACTTGGTGATGACCACAGAAGGGCAGCTGAAGGGTGAGGGTGGACTGCACCAGGGTGGTGGCAACCCCACTGAGCCATGCCATAGAGGCCAGAATCATGCAGAGATGGGGATGCATAAGGACAGTGTAATGAAGAGGACGGCAGACAGCAACAT encodes:
- the LOC119524524 gene encoding olfactory receptor 2G2-like, producing MRNTNESSLTGFILLGFSDHPRLQKALFVVILILYLLTILGNTIIILVSRLEPKLHMPMYFFLSHLSFLDLCFTSSVIPQLLVNLWEPMKTITYGGCAVQLYVSHALGSTECVLLVVMSYDHYVAVCRPLHYTVLMHPHLCMILASMAWLSGVATTLVQSTLTLQLPFCGHHQVDHFICEVPVLIKLSCIDTTFNEAELFVASILFLIVPVSFILVSYGYIAQAVLQIKSTTGRQKAFGTCSSHLMVVLIFYGTIIFMYLQPAKSRSKDQGKFISLFYTVVTPMLNPLIYTLRNKEFKGVLKKVLGNILGVNFT